Part of the Streptomyces sp. WMMC500 genome is shown below.
CTTCTTCGCGCCGAGGCCGGGGATGAGGTGGAGACGGATGCAGGCGGCGTAGCGGGTGTGGGTGTTCTCCCGGACCTGGTGGACGGCGATGCTGTTCAGCCAGTACGTCAGGTAGTCGCTCACGGTGCAGTCGGACACTGCGACGGGCAGCCCGAGGTTGCTCGCGGAGATCTTCTCGGTGAGCTTGCCCAGGGCTTCCTTCCGGCTTGTGCCGTAGACGCGGACGCGCTTGCGAGTGTTGCCGGGGGCGAGGACGTATCCGGCGGCTTCCCAGCGGCCGTCCTTGCGCTGGTAGATGGTGCCGTCTCCGTTGGCGCGGGAGCGGCTGCGGCGGGAGGCGGCGGGGCGCGGCGTGGTCATCAGGCAGCTTCCTGTTCGAGGCGGGTGCGGATGAAGTCGGTGAGCGCGTAGACAGGGATGCGGCGGGCGCGGCCGAGGGTGATTGAGGCGAGCTGGCCGGTGCGGAGCAGGTCGTAGACGGCGGAGCGGCTGAGCTGGAGGCTGGCCATCACCTGGGGCACCGTGAGCAGATCCAGCGCCGGCGCCGCCTCCACGTGGAGGCAAGCGGGCGGGGGCGAGGCCATCAGCAGCCCCCTTCGGCCGCGAACTGCCGTTCCAGTTCCTTGCGATGCCAGACGTCAGCCGCGAGGAGGGCCGCGCCGGGGCTGTAGCCCGAGCCGAGGTAGTCCCAGTGACCGACGACGAGCGTGGTCGTCGGGTCAGACTCGGGCAGGCCGGCGTGGGCGCGGGCCTGTTCGGTGCGCCAGGTGCGGCGGGCGGCGCGCAGCGCGCCGAGGGTGGTGGAGTAGGAGCGGGATTTGGTGGAGAAGTGGCCGCGGAAGCCGAGCATGTGTGCCCACTTCCAGAGCTTGAGGTGGGCGAACTCGGGCAGCCTGCCGAGTTCCCAGCAGGTGCGGATCATCTGCCGCACGTGGCGGGCGACGGCGAGGCGGGGCAGGGGGCGGGCCTGTCCGGTGCCGCCGCAGGCGGTGCAGGGGAGCGGGGTTCCGTGGGGCAGGAGGGTTGCGCCGCGTCCCTGGCAGAGGCGGCAGAACAGGGCGCGGTCGAGGGCGCCGGAGGCGTCGGCGGACTTGGTGGCGTACTTGGCCACGTAGGCGGCCACGGCCTGATCCGTGAATTCGGCGTCACCGCCGAAGGCGGCGATCTCGCGTACGTCGAGCTGTTCGCCCCAGGCGAGTTCGCGTTCCCCGACCGCATCTGACTCGACCGTGACGCGAACCCGTGCGGCGGCGGTGCGTACGGCATCGGTGAGCACGGCGACAGTGGCATACGAGGGTGGGGGCTGGCTGGTGCCGTCGGGGTCGTCGAGTCGGATCACGGCGTGGAAGTGGACCAGGCCGCGCTGCTGGTACTCGGCGACCTTGGCGAAGGACACCCGCAGCACGGCGCGGGCAGCCCTCTGGGTGAGGCCGAGCCGGGCGGCGAGTTCGCGGCGCAGGTAGGTGGTGAATCGGGCCCACAGGGCTCCGGCGTGGGCGTTGAAGAGGACCGCGCCCGTGTAGTCGTACGTGGCCGGGTCAAGGGGCGTGCCCAGCACGGGGTCTGTGGGTTCGTGGAGCTTGCGGCAGCGGCAGGGACGGATGTCGCCGCCGGGCGTGGTGGGGCGGTTGTGGACGGGGCCGAAGGACGGCGGGGTGAGGGTGACGAAGACGCGGGGGTGGGTGCGGACGGTGTCGGGGACGGTCTTGCCGCCGGAGAGGCCGGCGCGGATGAGGTGGTAGGTGTCAGCGGCGTAGAGGCGGGAGCAGGTCGGGCAGCGGGAGGCGCGGCGGTTGCCGCACGCGGTGAGCAGGCTGCCCGTGGGCTCCTCCGTCGTCGTGTAGGAGCGCAGGACCTCACCGGTCGCGGTGTCGACGGTGGTGCTCTGCCCGGTCAGGCGGACGGGTTCGGTGCAGCCGCCGAGGCGTTCGATCTGCTGCTGGGCGCGGTCGAAGTCGGGGTGGTTGACGAGGTGGAACAGGTCCCGCACGGCGGGGCTTGCCACATGGCGCAGGTCCAGGGTGACCATTCGGGGCGTGTCCCTTCTGTCGGGTGTGTGGCCCGAGCAGTAACCGGCCGTGGTTGTGGGCGTGTTGGTGCTGCTCGGGGCATGACGAGCCAGGCCCATGGGGTGGGCGTGGGTTTCAGGGAGGGGTGATCCGGCCGGTGGCCGGGGTGGCTCAGAGTTGAGCGAGGGCGGTGGTGGCCACCGGCAGGGCGATGCCCATGCGGGTTGCGAGCTGGGCGGCGGTGACCGGTGTTCCGTGCTCGGCGTGGTGGGTGTCCGCGATGCGCCGGGCCGCACTCAGCAGTGCGGCGGGCAGGGCCGGGCGAGGGCCGGTGGCAGGGGCCTTGGCGACGGCCGGGGCGGAGCCGGGCGCCTCCATCACGGCGGGTGCTTCGGCCAGGGTCGGCGCAGGTGTCGCGGTGGGGACCGGTTCAGGGGCCGGGGGCGCGGTCTCGGGAGCGGGCGCGGTAGTGGGCACCGGCTCGGCGATGGGCGCGGGGGCTGGGGTGGTTGTGGTGGCGTCCTCCTGGTGTGCGGCGGTGTGGAAGTGGGCGAGGAAGGTGGGGCCGACGTGGCCCCAGCCCAGGAGCAGGAGCGGGGCGACGGTGTCCAGGCAGGCCCGTCCGTAGCGTCCGGTCAGCAGTGGTTCGGCGGTGTTCAGAGGTCGTTCTCTTTCCGAACCTCGTGTGAGGTCTTTGCTGGTCAGGCATGAAGTAGCTGCTGCTGCGGGAGTCTCGGCTCGTTGCCGGGTGAGATGTCGTGGAGGTGGCGGATGCCGTCGATGCGGGCGGTTTTGGAAACGCGGCGGAAGGCCGCGGCCGCGGAGGTGAAGCAGCTCGAAGCCGAGTTGGAACGGGTGCGGGCGGCTCTGGCGGAGGCGGAAGAGGTGCACTGGTGCCGGGTGATCGGCCTGGAGCAGTATCTGGAGGCGCTGGCTGAGGAGGACGTGCCTGCCGACGTGGTCGGTGAGGGGTCGCGGAGGAAGCCGGTCGGTCCACGCCGGGCGGTGCCTCACCGGCGACAGGCGAGTGAAGTGGAGGAGTTGTCGCCGCACTATCAGGCGTTGATGGCTGCTGCGGCCGATGCGGGAGACGACGGGCTCGGTGCCCGGCGGGCGGCGGTGGTGCTGGGCTGGGACAGCGCGTCGGCCTCCCGTGTCGAGGGAGCCAGAGCACGGCTGAAGCGGCTGGTGGAACGAGGCTGGCTGGTCGAGAAGAAGGCGGGCAGATTCACGCTGCCCGCATCGGAGCAGGACCCTGGTGCCGGGCGGCCAGGCGGCGGCTCGTGAGCATGGACATCGACCACAGAATGACGGCTTCGCTGGTGTCGGTGCGCCGCTCGTAGTCACGGACCAGACGCCGGCTGCGCAGGCACCAGGCGAACGACCGTTCCACGACCCAGCGGCGGGGCAGGGCCTCAAAGCCGCGGGCGGTGTCGCTGCGGCGGACGATGTCGAGTGCGATGCCGAGCTGTGTTGCACTCCAGTCGACGAGGTGGCCGGTGTAGCCGCCGTCGGCCCAGACCCGTGCCAGCCGCCCGAAGCGGTCCTGGGCCGCCGGCAGCAGAACGCGGGCGGCGTCCCGGTCGGTGGTCGACGCAGGCGTGACCAGCACCGCCAGCAGTAGCCCGAGCGTGTCGGTGAGCAGGTGCCGCTTGCGCCCGTTGACCTTCTTCCCGGCGTCGAAGCCGCGAGAGGTGAGAGCGACGGTGGCGTCCGCCTTCACCGACTGCGAGTCGATGACCCCCGCACTGGGCTCACGTTCACGTCCCTCGGCCTCGCGGGCAGCCTCACGCAGCCGGTCGTGCAACTCGGCCACGAGTCCCCCATCCCGCCAGCGGGCGAAGAAGGCGTAGACCCGAGGCCAGGGCGGGAAGTCCGACGGCATCGCCCGCCACTTGATGCCGTTGTCGACGAGGTAGCGGATCGCGTCGAGCATCTGTCGGTGACAGTAGCCCTCCGGCCGCCCGCCCCGGCCCGCCAGCCACCCGGGAACCGGCAGCAGATCCCGCACCAGAGCCCACTCGGCATCGCTCATGTCCGAGCCGTACCGCGGCCGGCGACCCGGCCGGTCGGCCGCATTCCCGAACCTGTGGGCGAGACAGTCACACCCAGGAGTGGACCAACTGGACCCGACAACCGTGACCACGCGACACTTCGACAACAGGGCCTCTTGCTCCTCGCTGGACTCGACATCCGCGAGCTACCAAGAGGCCCTTCTTCCATGCACCCCCACCGGCAAACTCACCCGCACCAGGCCCCTGTTCGAACATCACCGACCACCCGAGCGGATAGAGAACAGCCAGTCAGGGCGAGGGTGAGCAGCCCGCACAGGTGCAGCAGCCTGGTACCGGCCCTCAACTCCGACTTGGACACCCCGCGCAGGGCCAGGAACCGCAGAGCGACCAGGAGCCCGACGACGGACAGGTCCACCATGGGGGCGATCAGCGGCGCGATCGGACGGGGGACACCGAGCCGCAGGGCGAGTGCCCAGACGTTGCCGAAGGAGAAGACGAAGGCCAGGGCCGCGATGACCGCCATGACCACGGTCACGGTGCGTCGGGTGAATCGTTCCTCCGCCATGATCTCAACCTCCCTTCTTGTGTGGGTGTTTCGGGATCACTTGGTGAGTGAGGGCGCGGGCGGTGTCGTCCGGCCGGTCGAGCGCAGGAGGGCGTCCAGGCACAGGTCAGGGTCGGCGGTCAGGTACGAAGTGGCGTCCGCGACGCGGGCGGCGTCGGCATCCGAGACGTAGGGGGTGCGGATGCGGGTGTAGCCGGGGCGGCCCTGCATCGCCATCACCGCAACGCCGACGTAGGCGGGGTCCTGCAAGGTCACCGGGCTGGCATCGGGCCAGTTACGGATGTCCTCACCCAGCGCGGCCACCGCTGCCTCCACCGTCTTCTGCGCGAAGGACAGCCCAATGGGGCACACGTCTCGGATGAACGTGGGGATGGCGTCGCCGGTGGTCTTCTGGCTGATCAGGATCACCAGGATGCCGACGCTGCGCCCCTTCTTGACCAGGTCCTCCACCAGCCGGGCGTTCTCCGCCGTCAACGCGGCCAAACGTTTCGTCTCGGCGTCGTTGCCCTTGTACTCGCGGAAGTACGTGTGCGCTTCGTCGATGATCAGGACCGTGAGCGGCCATTCAGAGGAGGGGCCGACGTGCCACATGTTCTTCACGCCCAGTACGTCACGGATGGTCGCCGAGCGCCGCTTGCGCAGCTCCACCAGACGCTTGAACAGCGCGTTCGCCTCATCGAGGTCGTCACCGCAGAACGCGAACATGCGCTTGACCAGGTCGGCGTAGTCGCCCTCCGAGGCCCGTGACACCTTGCCGTCCGCAGTCGCGATCTGCACGGCGGCCGACGGCGCGAAGTCGCAGACGAACTTGTTGACCCCCGAGGTCTTGCCCGCACCCGGGACGCCGGCCACCGTCACCCCGGGAACGTTGGCCAGGGACACACACACCCGGGAGGCGTACTCGTCCACGCCCAACTCCCAGCGGGTCAGCTCCGCGAGTGGCTGGCCGGTGGGCCGATGCGTGGTCGGCGTGGTCAGCGGATCGGAGCGCACACCCCGGATCACCACCCTGCCGGGGCCATGCGGCAGCACGGACACCCGCGTGCACCGCCAGGCGTCCGCAAGGAACCGGGCCGACTTCTGGTACTCCTCCAGCCCGACCTGCGGCAGCGTCCGCGCCCTCACGATCACCCCGAACCGGTCCGGCGTCACCTTGATCTTCGGAGTCAGCACCCGAGGCGCGGGTGTGGCGCCGTCCTTCTGCGGGGTGAGCTGCGCGAGCAGGCCCGGGGTCCTGTCGGTGACCGTCAGCCCGGCCATCCGCGCGAGCCGTACCCAGCCCCAACGGACCCGCGCGGCCTGCCGCATGCTGACCCGCGTGCCCCGGTCGGCCCGCACGTAGCGCACCACCGTCACCAGCAGCCACACACCGACCAGCGCCGTAGCGATCGGCAGCGCGTACGACGCGTATCCCGTGACGGCTTCCACGTCAGGCCCCCTCTTCGCGTATCAGGCGGAACACGTCGCCCAGGTCGAGGCGGGCCGCCTGCTCCGGGCTCAGGTCGAGCAGATCGAGCACCGCACCGGAGGCGAAGAACGTGGCCTTGCCCTCGGACCCCGGCAGTGGCCGGAGCGGAGACAACGCCCGCTCCGGCGCGGGGTGTTCGAAGCGGATCACTGGGCGGCCTCCGCCGTCACCAGCTCCAGGCGGGCGGCGCGGTAGGCGACACCGTCGGAGAGCTGACCGTTGAAGATCCGCGCCCACGGGGTCGCGAACAGCTCCACCGACCGCACCATCGCCCCCGGCTTGAGCCCGGCCGCCAGGCCCGTCTCCGGGACCGTGATCTTCAGGACCTCGGCGCGGCCGTCCTCCATGAGCATCACGGTCACCGTGTACAGCGACGCTCCGGTCTCCCGGTCGGTCGCGATTTCGCCGGTCTGCTGGTCCTTGATCTTCAGTACTGGGTCGGTGCCCGCGATACACACCGCCGACGGCAGCAGGGCGACACGGATTCGAGTCATGGCCATGCCATCACATCCTCGTTCGATGGAGTCGCTTGATCGACTCGCCACGACCATAGCGGCACGCTCGCTACACCCGCAACACTCGATCCGTATCGATACGCCGATACGGTTGGAACGCCGAGGACGCCCGGGTGTGCCGCGAGTGCCGACGCCGCTACCCTCGTGCCATGAAGCTGCCCCTGGGAGAGGACCCCCGGCCGCCGTACGTCCAGGCCGCCGACGTCCTGCGCACCGCCATCCACGACGGCGAGCTGCGCCCAGGTGAACGGCTCCCCGCCGCGCGCGAGCTGCAACGACGCTTCGGCATCGCCAGCTCTACGGTCCAAAACGCCCTGCGGGTCCTCAAGGAGGAGGGGCTGATCTACTCCGTCCTCGGCCGGGGCAGTTACGTACGCGCGCCAAAGCCAGTGGTGACCGCCGAAGCGGAGGTGGCCGCAGCAGAGGAAGACGAAGTCGATCTCGGCGAGTCCGATCCTGAGTACATCGGTCTCGGCGACCTCCGACGCGGTTGGCAGACCGCCGACAGTCCTGCCGACGATCCGCGCCCCCCGTACGTGCGGACTGCGGACGAACTCCGCGAGCAGATCCAGGACGGCCGACTTGCGCCGGGCGCCAAGCTCCCGTCCGCCCGCGACCTGCAAGCTCAGTACGGCATCGCCAATTCCACCGCGCAGAACGCCCTGCGGGTCCTCAAGGAGGAGGGGCTGATCTATTCCGTGCAGGGCCGGGGCGTCTTCGTCCGCCAGCTCAGCCCGCGCGCTCAGTTCCTCAAGCGCTACAACGAGGGGTTGAAGGAAACGGCGGCGCAGCGCCGTGCGGACGAGGAAGCGGTGCGGCTCAGCGGAAAGAGCGACGACGAAGTGGCCGCCGAACTCGCCGCCGCCGAGGAACGGTTCACCAAGGCCAGCACCGAGTTCGAAGCCGCCACCGCCCACCGTGATGCCATGCGCGCCGTCATGGAGCAACGCAAGCGTCTCAGCGGCAACTACACGCCAGAAGAGACCGCCGCCAAGGCCCAGCGCCTGCACGACCGGCTGAACGAAGGCAGACGCCGACGCTGAACCGACCGCACGCGGTAGAGCGGCAGGACACGAGGCACCCAAGGCGAGCTGTTCAGAGTTTCTTTACTTGATCAAGGGCGTCCCGCTGACGCGGGCCGCCGCGCGCCGGC
Proteins encoded:
- a CDS encoding replication initiator, with protein sequence MVTLDLRHVASPAVRDLFHLVNHPDFDRAQQQIERLGGCTEPVRLTGQSTTVDTATGEVLRSYTTTEEPTGSLLTACGNRRASRCPTCSRLYAADTYHLIRAGLSGGKTVPDTVRTHPRVFVTLTPPSFGPVHNRPTTPGGDIRPCRCRKLHEPTDPVLGTPLDPATYDYTGAVLFNAHAGALWARFTTYLRRELAARLGLTQRAARAVLRVSFAKVAEYQQRGLVHFHAVIRLDDPDGTSQPPPSYATVAVLTDAVRTAAARVRVTVESDAVGERELAWGEQLDVREIAAFGGDAEFTDQAVAAYVAKYATKSADASGALDRALFCRLCQGRGATLLPHGTPLPCTACGGTGQARPLPRLAVARHVRQMIRTCWELGRLPEFAHLKLWKWAHMLGFRGHFSTKSRSYSTTLGALRAARRTWRTEQARAHAGLPESDPTTTLVVGHWDYLGSGYSPGAALLAADVWHRKELERQFAAEGGC
- a CDS encoding cell division protein FtsK, which encodes MEAVTGYASYALPIATALVGVWLLVTVVRYVRADRGTRVSMRQAARVRWGWVRLARMAGLTVTDRTPGLLAQLTPQKDGATPAPRVLTPKIKVTPDRFGVIVRARTLPQVGLEEYQKSARFLADAWRCTRVSVLPHGPGRVVIRGVRSDPLTTPTTHRPTGQPLAELTRWELGVDEYASRVCVSLANVPGVTVAGVPGAGKTSGVNKFVCDFAPSAAVQIATADGKVSRASEGDYADLVKRMFAFCGDDLDEANALFKRLVELRKRRSATIRDVLGVKNMWHVGPSSEWPLTVLIIDEAHTYFREYKGNDAETKRLAALTAENARLVEDLVKKGRSVGILVILISQKTTGDAIPTFIRDVCPIGLSFAQKTVEAAVAALGEDIRNWPDASPVTLQDPAYVGVAVMAMQGRPGYTRIRTPYVSDADAARVADATSYLTADPDLCLDALLRSTGRTTPPAPSLTK
- a CDS encoding IS5 family transposase produces the protein MSDAEWALVRDLLPVPGWLAGRGGRPEGYCHRQMLDAIRYLVDNGIKWRAMPSDFPPWPRVYAFFARWRDGGLVAELHDRLREAAREAEGREREPSAGVIDSQSVKADATVALTSRGFDAGKKVNGRKRHLLTDTLGLLLAVLVTPASTTDRDAARVLLPAAQDRFGRLARVWADGGYTGHLVDWSATQLGIALDIVRRSDTARGFEALPRRWVVERSFAWCLRSRRLVRDYERRTDTSEAVILWSMSMLTSRRLAARHQGPAPMRAA
- a CDS encoding helix-turn-helix domain-containing protein translates to MASPPPACLHVEAAPALDLLTVPQVMASLQLSRSAVYDLLRTGQLASITLGRARRIPVYALTDFIRTRLEQEAA
- a CDS encoding GntR family transcriptional regulator; amino-acid sequence: MKLPLGEDPRPPYVQAADVLRTAIHDGELRPGERLPAARELQRRFGIASSTVQNALRVLKEEGLIYSVLGRGSYVRAPKPVVTAEAEVAAAEEDEVDLGESDPEYIGLGDLRRGWQTADSPADDPRPPYVRTADELREQIQDGRLAPGAKLPSARDLQAQYGIANSTAQNALRVLKEEGLIYSVQGRGVFVRQLSPRAQFLKRYNEGLKETAAQRRADEEAVRLSGKSDDEVAAELAAAEERFTKASTEFEAATAHRDAMRAVMEQRKRLSGNYTPEETAAKAQRLHDRLNEGRRRR